The genomic DNA CACAGACGCAACTTTCGAATCGGAAGTTCTCGACAACGAAAGAACTGTACTAGTGGATTTCTGGGCGGAGTGGTGTCCGCCGTGTAGGGCAATCGGACCTGTGATCGATGGTCTTGCTGTTGATCTGGCTGGAAAGCTGGACGTCGTAAAGATCAACATCGATGACAACCCTAAAACAGCTGCACGCTTTCAGATCACCTCTATTCCCGCCTTGAAGGT from Arthrobacter sp. 31Y includes the following:
- the trxA gene encoding thioredoxin, which translates into the protein MSARHVTDATFESEVLDNERTVLVDFWAEWCPPCRAIGPVIDGLAVDLAGKLDVVKINIDDNPKTAARFQITSIPALKVYRGGEVVKTIIGARKKPELEAQLAAFIR